GCTCTCACCCCCTTTTCCTGCAGTTCCACTTTAGCCCGCAGCTCATCCCTCTGGAGTCTCAGCTCTTGCGCTCTCGCTTTCAGCCTGGCCAGCTTCTCTTCTTGCTGCTCCATTTCCTCCTGCTTCACAGCTGCCTCATGAGCCCGCGCCTCCAGCATCTCCAGGTGAGCAAACACCCCTGCGAGGAAAAACACAACACGCTCCAAAATCCAGGCTGTGGTTATTAGTGGTCTGCACTGCGGTACCCAAACCGAGTAGATTTATTGCAGATACATAAAGAAACCACCGACAACAGCTTTTCTGAGGGGCAGAGGACAGGCAAACATCTGGCAAAGAGGATTTTGGGAATATTAATCAGCGAGGCCGAGCGCCAGCAGACCCTAAACACTGGGGTGCCCGTGGAAAGCAGGGTAAGCTAGCAAACACACCAGGGCCGATCCCAAGAGATTCCCGGTTTTACTTCCACCCCAGTGCACAGAGCAGTGAAGTGACATCTCTGAAGCCCCCGTACCCTAAATTGGCCAAGACACGACACAGCAAGCCAAGGGGACCACTTCTGGCCCCAGGAATTTTAGGGTTCGCTCCTGCAGGACGCACTTTGCGCTTGGATAGGAAGcacaccctgcaccccaggCAGCTCACCATCTGGTGAATAcgctttcccttcctccatctTCCCTCGCCACTCTCCTGCGAACGGGAAGGCGGATGTCAGCCCTTCCTCCGTCCCTCGGGAAGCGGCGACGTGGGGACAGTGGGTGCTCTTCCTCAGGggaccttcctcttcctcctgctgccgcAACGGGACTCCGAGAAGCGCCGAGGGCAGGTCTAACCCCCGGGACGACCCCACGCAGGGACAATCCCACGGGCCGATGGCTGAAATGACACGTTTTAACCCAGCATTTCCTAGAAGCCACCATTTCACACCAGCCCCACACGGAAACCCCCCGGGGAGCGCAGGCACGGACAGGATTCACCGGCCTCCGCCAGCAGGACAAGCCCGCAGAGCCACCACAGCCCcgggagggggacagggaggcgcccgggggcggcggggggggggggggggaggggggctctCCCCGCACGGacgggctgggccgggccgcgACCCCCGGGCACCCCGcccagggggacagggacaacGGGGGAGCCGGGGGCCTCCGCACAAGGGGGGCGAGCGGGCCCCGCCGAGGGGCTCTGGGCGCCGGCGGCCTGACCCACCCCGGCCTGACCCACCCCGGCCCGGATCCCCCACGGCTCCCGCACTCACCATAGCAACCGGCGCTCAAAGTGCGCGCCTCAGCGCTGCCGGAAGGACGTCACCTCCCCTGACGCCATTTCCCTCTCCGTTACCGTTCGCCGTACAACAAAATGGCGGTGTCAGTACCTCTCGATAGGTGCTTTCCGGCATGCGCTTCCCGGCAGGCTGTGCGGTACCGTACGGCAGCATGGCGGCGCCCGGAGCGGGAGCGGCAGCGGCGCTGGTGCAGTATGTGGTGCTGCGGGGGGACCTAGGCCGGCCGCCGCGGTCGTGGCCGCTGGGCGCGGTAGTGGCGCAGGGCTGCCACGCCGCCCTGGCCGCCGTCCACGCGTACCGCCAACACCCCGACACACGCACCTACTTGGAGATGGGCGGCGCCATGCGCACCGTCGTGCTGGAGGTGCGCGGGGCAGGCCGGGAGCCGCGGGGCACGCCGGGATCGCTGCGCTCAgggagggcgggcggcggcCATGTTGgggcgggcccggcccggcggagCCCTGAGGGGGCGGTGAGGGGCGGTGGCTGCGGGGGCGGCTCCTCGGTCCCGGCCgggccaggcagggaggggtCGGCCGTGACTCGCCTTCCCCCGAGCCCGGCCTGCTTTCAAGCCCCCGGGTGTCCCTTCTAATCACCTCGCTCAGCCGCGGGGCGAAGCGCGGCCAAAACTCCCTGAGGGCCTCTGGCCCCTGCGAGGCCTCCGGTCCCGGAGCCGCCGTTTCTCCCCATGACCCCACATAACCACCCGgggccgcagcagcagcagcggccgCTACTTCGTGAGGGGGTTTCGGGGGGTTATAGGGGCTCCCCTGTGCGGGCGTGGGGTCGGGCAGAGCTGTTTGCCTCAGCGTGCTGAGCCAGGCCAGCTTTCCAGGGAAAAACCCGTGGTTTTGAAGGTTTACAACCTGTGTCTGCTCACAACCCCCAGCTCCTACCCCCAGTGCTTGCAGAGGCTGGTGGTGCGGTCAGGGCCTGCAtgaacaaaatgcattttgggTAAGATGGGGATTGCCCATCCTGGTACCTGTgtgcgggcagctgcctgccccagccaccATGCTTGGCATGAGCTGCCTTGCTCTGCCTCAGCCCCACACCTCTCGCCGGGTACCCAGCGCCGCTTCACACCGCAGCCCTCACAGCAGAGTTTGTCTCTCCCCAGGCTCCGGATGAAGCTGCCCTGACGGCGCTGGCAGAGACCCTGAAGCAGCACAGCATCGACCACCAAGTGTGGACTGAGCAGCCCGAAGACGTGGCCACCTGCCTGGCGCTCAGGCCCTACCCGAAGGACCAAGTGCACCGGCACCTCAAGAAATTTAAATTGCTGAAGTGAGCGCGAGCAGGCACAGGCAGTTCCGCTCCTGGGCCAGAGCCGATCTCGCCCCAGGTAGTCTCTTAGCATGGTGATAGCAGTTACAGAGCGTGAAACGGCTCTTTGGTGGGGAGGATTAAATGTTATTCTGTGCAGAAGGTGGCTACGTGTTGTATTAATCCGCTCTGCCTGCAGTCAGCGTGCTTGTAGGTCGTCCTGTGGCTGGCACAGGCGAACTTTTAGGTTCTGCCATGCTTCAAaatgtctctgctgctttttaggGGCGACTTTTCCCTCGGGCAGCCCTTTGAGCTTCCCTGTCCGTCCATCCCAAGGGCTCTTTTCCCTGTGCCCGAGCTCCGTGAGCAGGGCCTGGCTGCAGGCACAGCTGTCCGGTGGCTCTGGTCCTCCCCACGGATTTGGTGGTGGTTCCGCTGCCGGCGTGGCTGCATTCCCGGTGCCTCTCCCACCTCCGCCCCTCGCTCCGTGATTTTATTCGCACCGAAGCGCGCGATGAAACCCTGCCAGGAACCACGCCAACAGCAGACGGCAGCATCGGCCGGCGAGCGGGACTCGCTGTAGACCTTGTCCTGCTGCGTCCCGCCTCGTTTACAGtcaaaatgtttgaaatgaGCCAGTTGGTTAACAAAAAAAGTGTGTTGTCAGCCAGAAGTGTGGCTGCCCCGCCTCTCCCCATCCAGGTCGTGCTGTTAACGCCGCTGTCACCCCGTCCCCCACCGATTTCCCTCTCGCTGCTCTTGCCAGAGCCAACCCGAGTGGCGTTTCCACCTCAGTGTCACCAAACCCCCTTTGCCCGCAAACCCGAGCACCACAGCGTGAGGGTCTGGGTTTAAAGCTGCCCCCGGGTTTAATAAACCCCCCCGGTGTCACCGCGAGGAGCTGAACTGCGGCGCGGGGTCCGCTCCCCTCTTCCCGGTGCCCACTGTGCCATGCTCCAGCGCTAAATTCGGTGATCGATAACCACGCGCGCACcctataaatattttctctacagCACTTGGGGATTTATGATGCTGTTTGTGTCGCCAAAACTCTGCACACCGGCTAATTTCCAGCTCCAGCATAACGAACTGCGGCGACAGAGGAGTCGAGGACGGGATGACCCGCGGCTGCCCACACCTCCTGCCCCGGCAAACGACCCCGGCACCGTTCCGGCATCCCCGTCGGCACAGAAACAACGAAACGTTAGCTGGCAACTCCGGTTCTTTAACTCTTATAAATTCAACAAagctacacttttttttttttttttttccacacaccAGCGCGATTTTTagagagggggggggaaaaataatcccCCGtagctgcctgcacccccccccaaaaaaataataatcagcgGTGAATATTAAAAGCGACTCCCCCAACtaagagagaagaaatcaaaTTTATACAGAGCTCAGAGCTATTTACAGTGACAggcttgaggggaaaaaaaaataagctatcTCCCAACAGAGAattcaattattattattattttattattattcttttaaatagttTAAGCTACCTCAGCTGTTAAACACaatcaaagcagaaagaactgactgcttaattttatttaatatttaatcagaaaattttATCTACAATAATTGACAGACCCCTCCCCCCATCCTTCCCCCTAAAAATTATTgcggtttttttccccaaactgtttttttttgtctttttttttgtctttttttttttcctcctcctgttgtAATATACACATTGTagtccccctccctccccatttcATTCAGAGGCCTGAAACCAGcataaaacatggaaaaaatggtgggtcaaaatactttttttttttcttttttttttccttttttctttaaaaccgACAAACTCACGATTGCTAGAAAAAGCTGATTGTACGCACAAGCGGGCTGGGGcggaggggagagaaggggtTTTGTTTAAGcgtgaataaaaaaaaaaaaaccaacccaaaaaaacccccaaaaatggCTTTTCCCGCAGAAATCCAGCGCCGATCCCCTTCCGTGCCCCGCGCCGAGACGTGATCAGTGACAGATCCAGCTGAAACTGAGattgctcttcctcttcctcctcctcctgccgccGCCGCAGTCCTCCAGAtgccttctccccctccccgcctccccgAGACACCTTCTTCCAGATTAAGAAGCCAGCAAAATGATTACAAAAATAAGAATCATCTGTAATTTTGAGAATCTCGAGAAACCGACTGTCCCGCCTCGTCGCTTCGCCGATATCcgtttttgtgaaaaaaaaaaaaaaaaaaaaaaaaagagggaggaaaaaaaaccaaagggaaaaaaaggggggggaaaaaaaaaggaggaaaaaccccacccccctccccaaaaacaaaaaaaaaaacccctttttacTCCAAACACTACGAGCTGAAGAATGGCTGCGGGTTGAGATAtcaaaaatctcagaaaaatatataatatatatatttatatatctctGTACGTCTTCTTATTTAAATTTCACATTCCTCGAAAAGCGATTATTCAGTCAGTAGCTGCTGAAGAAGGCTCTTCTGCtggcccggcggcggcggttGTCCGGCGGCGTTTTTTGGATTGCCCAAAGGAGCCGGCGGGTTGAGGTAGGGATCTCCTACCAGATTCACTGTACACTGTACGTCGGCGAAGACCTGAACCTGTTGTACCTGCTGGgacataaaagagaaaagaggatttAGCGGAGCCGGGGCaagggccggcggcggcggatCTGGGTACTACGTGAAGTGGAAACTCACTAGAGACTTCCTCTAGTCTGGAGCCACCCCAGAGAAGAACTCTTCTGTCTTCTTGtcctataaaaagaaaaccgCTGCAACTCATTCGGCTCTGCGAGGTTCGTAACGTTgctcatccaaaaaaaaaaaaaaaaaaaaaaaagggggtaaaaaaaataaaatggatttttttttttgttgtggggggggaaagcaacaacccaaaaaaaaaaaccaaccaactcccAGCCTGGCATCCCCCGGGTGAAGGAGGAGCCGCGGCGTGGTGGCCGTGCCGGTGGTTGTGGGGTGGCGTTGGTGGTTGAGCGAGGTCCAGCGCGGCTGATCAAAATTAAGAGCTTTGGTGTGTCTTGGCGGTGCTGCCGGCACGTCCCTACGGGCTCTGCAAAACCAAAGCTGCGCTACAGGGAAGGGGAGGCGACGCCGTGACGCCGGCGGGTGTCGGATGAGATGGGGACGAAGCGGGTCGTTGCCGGGAGCCGCAGGCATTGGCGCCGGCGGGTGGCTGGGCGCACTTTGGTGGTGCTCAGTGCCGCTCAGAGGGACGGGCAGCGtccggcagcgctgcctgcaggGATGGATGCTGCCCCCGCAGCCTCCCCCATCCAAATTTCCTTGCTCCGCCGCGCTTTAACGTGGCAGCCTGGCTGCACCGTGGTGGCGCAGGGGCCATCGACCGCTCCGGTGATGGCCAAGCCTAGGAAAGAAACCCTCCCCGCTCGCTGTCACCCCGGAGCTGGGGCGAGGGGCGTTTAACACCAacactcatttatttttccagctcgGCCGCGACATCACCGCTCCTCAGCACCGTTCTCGGCAGCGGCGCAAGCTTTGATATGAAGAGGGCTGGCGAGCTGCGCCGGCGTCCCCGAGGGCTGGCCGTCACCCAGAGCCGGTGGGATCACGGTGGCTTCAACCCGACCCCCGCCAACCGGGGCCGGCCCCGGTGGAAACCAAGCGTGCCGAGCCGGTACGGCCGGGGACGTTCAGCCTTTATGGGGGGGGAAGCCCGTCAAAACTCCTCGGGGTACCTGAGATGTGCTTAGCAGTTTCTTACTGACCTGCGCCCCgtctgcttctgttttcaaaaggtCAGTGGAGGAAAGCTGGTTGCAGTAGAGGCCCGCGGGTCTCAGCGCCGGGTCATTTACCTGTTAAAAGCAAGATCCAGGCTCAGCCGGGGCTCCTGGACGCTGCAGGGGCACTCGCCACCCTCCCGAGCTGAGTTtggaggggatttggggaggGGATGCTCATGGATGGGGCAGCGCTGGGGGACTGTGCTGCCAGTATCCTCCCTGCACCGTGAGCTGCAGGGTTTTGGGGCATCCGTGGGGGGAATCCAGGCTTTTCCACCTTTCTCCCCACCTTCTGCACCTTTGCCTcgggctgctgctggctctggggTCATCTCGCCCACCCCAAGGAGCATGAAACACCGCCCAGCTGCTCGGCGAGAGGGGTAAAAGCTGCCGGCTCATCTCGTGGACCGCAGCCAGCTCACAGGAGGGACCAACCTCCTTTGCTGAGCCCCGCGGCTTCTCCCCCGGGAGGCTGCAAGCCCCAGCCCGCAGTGTCCCACGCAAAAACCAAGAAGCCAGGAGCTTAATGCAGCTGAGACAAACTCCAGCAGCTACAAAAGTGGGAGGAATCTCAGTCTGGCCCAGGGAGGATCTCGCCAAAGGGGTGGGACTGCGGAAAGATCCCGTAGCCAACCGTTCCTGCGCCCTCACGGTGGGCATCCTTAGGGATGCACGGCTACAAACGGAACCGCTGCCAGCCCACCGCGAGGGCTGGAGGTGCCAGAGATGCTTAGCACATCTCTGCACCCCTCGAGGACACACGGGACAGTGGCGATGCCAGCGGAGGCAGCCCGACCTTCGCCGCTCCCCCCTCTTTTGGACACCGGTACCCCCAGGGTACCGGAGAACCCCTGGGAGCTGTTTGACCATCCCGGGAGCAGGGACGGTGCGGGACTGACCTGTTCCGAGCACATGGAGTTCATCCCGGGCATCTGCAGCGAGTTCATCTGCATCTGTCCGGCCATGGGGTTCATGTTCTGGACGTTGGTGTTTCCTCCCGCCATGGAGACGGTGATGCTCATGTTGTTGTACATGCCCTGCTGAGCAGGCGCCGGCTGGCTCTGCCCCGCTTGGCTGAATAcgctgagagagagaaagagagacaaaagCATTACCCAGGTGTTACGTGGTGGTGGGAGGCACCTCCAGGCGTGTGCTGAGCCCTTGGGTGACCCGAGCTGTGACGGCAGCCAGCCTGCCTCTCGGTGAACGCCGAAACCACCCGCGGCAGAGAGCCAGCGGAGCGGACGGAAGGCCTGTAGgtccctggggacagcaggagggACCGGGAGGTGTTagaggtgctgcctgcagcaaggTTTCACCAGCGCAGAGGCTTGGAGGGAGGTGGCCGCTGCGGAGACATCCACTCTCCGCTCCTGCTGTAGCAGGAGGTTCCTCAGTGTGATGGGGTAGAGCAGGAGAGACACCAGCACCAAGAGAGGGATCGGTACGGGGCTTTGGTCTGGATTAAGGGTCAGTCGGATGCAAATCCCCGGTCTGCGTGACACCGAGTTCACCCCTTCCCGCTCCTTCCAGTGCCCTCCTCAACACCCAGCCATCCTCACTTCTTCTCTAGGTGGGAGGACAGCTCTTCATCACGAGGCAAGGCGAAGCATCCCACCTCCAACAGAGCTCTCATCTCATCCCACCCAGCCCAGGAAGCTCCTGCTCCGTGCTCCTGCTGAGCTACCTGCACAGAGCCGATTCACAAAGCAAGGCATCCCCCAGGTgagcttttggggttttttttccctatttctgGAGATCTGAAGCTCAAACCTGACTTGtgcaaaaaaaaggcaacaagtTTGGTGACTCTTCCCATTTGCTTCCCAACGTCAGAGCTGGACACACCTTAAGAGGGTCACACAGTGACCTGGGACTGCTGGTCTTGACTCAATTTATTGTCATGTTTCCTAAGGCCACTTTCACGAGACATAATTAAGCCACTTCTTTAATGAAAAGCCAAAGACCTGCTTCATGCCTCATTCATTTAAACGCTGCGGGCTCTGGCCACCTCCCAGCCGAGGCGAAGATGAGGACATGGGCTGACGGTGACTTCTGGAGGACGTGAGCTCAGCACGTGTCCTCAGCCAGGTGTCACCTAcgggcacggccacccctgccaACACCCTACCAGGGGACCATCACCTTGGTGTCACCTTGCCACCTTCTATCTGTGTCACCCGTGCGCTCCAGGTCGCGCCCACCATGATCTTACTTGCTGTTCCCCATGGCTCCTTGCTGCCAGGTCTTCATGTCAGGCGACTGGTAGCCCGGTGTCGGCGGAGCCGGCTGCAGCATGGGGCTTTGCGAAGGCGGGAGCTGGGGTGACATcaaggggctgctggggctgagcgACGGGGCGAAGGCGGGTTCGTTTTgctgccccatgcctggggggaaggagagacGGCGTCAGCAGTGCCAAGACCCCCGCCAGcagcctcccttccctcctcctcccttgcaACCGCTGGCATCGAACCAGAACTATCATCCTTGCCTTTTGCTCTCGGGGCCTCTGGTTTTCATTTCGAGCAGCTGTATCGctcaaatgtaaatatttcaggGATGAAGGAGCATCACCTCCCCCCTCAAGTAGTTTCCAACAGCAGTTGTTCCTCTTTAGCATCACACCTGGCTGGAAAATAGCCGGGTAATGGTGAGATGATGCCAAAGGAAGTTCCTgcggggctgctgcagccacagcgCCGTTTCCTTTACTCATCGCTGGTGTCTGCCCTGCCGAGCCCTTGCGCTGATGCTCGAACGCGAAGACCTTCAAGACAGTGCCCGTCTGCACGCCGCTCCGTGCCGGCTCACCCATCTCAAAGGAGCTCGGTGCCCACGCAAGAGGCGTAAGCTGCCTGCAGCTCGTTTCAGCCATCTCGGCCAGGCTCGGGCCTTTTTCAGAGTGTATATATTTAAGGAAGTGCAATTTAGAGGTCTGCCTTGCAGTTCGATTTTCAAGGAAagaattaagaaattatttgccCAAATGATAAATTTATTCTGTTGGAGATTCAACTAGAAAAGGTCCCTTTGGGAGACCGAGACCAGAGACCGGAGCGGTAGACAGGTTGGGTGAGATGGCCGGGGATGAAGCCCGGGGTGTCGgatgagcagggctgggctgcagcaccctCGGGggtctcagctctgccctccacctctccctccccaccgccGGACGGCTTTCCAATGCGACCAACCGCTCCACGTACCTGATCCTGAATACTGAAAGATGTTCTGCTGCATCTGCGGCGTCATCCCGGCGCCGAACTGCCCTCCGACGCCGCCCATCATCCCCCTGTTCACCATGCTGCCGCGGTTAGCCAGTGCGGCCTCGGGGTTGGATGCCAACGGCGAGAAGGGACTGGTGGAGGTGGGAGGGTTTCCTGGGGTCGTACCGTAGTTTGGGGGGTAAGGGAACTGCTGCGGGGGTGCTTGGGGCAAGCGAGCGGCTCCGATCTGTACCGGGAGCCcagcggagggagggaggttgTTTCCAAAGCTTTGCTGTCTCATCAGGATGGCTCGCTGCTGCATGAGCTGCCGCTGCCGGTGCTGCTGGCTGTAGAGCTCGCGCTGGCGCTGGGCTAGCATCTGGGCATTGAGgggaggctgcggggaaggAGTGCGGTGCCCTAATTATCATGGTTACCCTCTGGTTGCGGCAAACAGCTCAaagctcccccccccgcccccggtgCAAGAGCTGTGGGTGCTCCCCGTCCCCGGCTCGGGGCACCCATCCTCCGTTTGCaaggaaagctggaaaaacCCTGCAACGCTGTAAACTGGCGCCTGTTTGCGCCGCTGCAGGGCGGAGCAGGTTGGAGATTTTAAAAGATCGGCCCCTGGACCTGCCGAATGGCAAAGCTCCAGGAGCCGGAGCATCCCCCAAGCCGGGAAAAGAGGCTCTCGGTCAGCTGGCTGCCACCAACCAGCCCTCTCCTGCACGGGACCCACTTGTGCCCTCAccaggatgctgctgcatgCCAGAGCCCAGGATCCCTGACCTCGACTCTTTCAGCTatgagctgtttaaaaaaaaacaaccaacccatCCCACGAGCTTTTCCATCACCACGGGCTCGTTCCCCATATGGCCGAGCCAGATGTGTTGGAATTAATCACCTTAAAAAGCCTGACAAAGCCATCAGCGGCTGAAATTGGAGCTACGATGGGAACCGTTCCGTCCTCTTCCCTATCACTAACGCTTCCCACGGCACATTAGGGACGTCACGCCGCTTCCCGAAATGTCAAAGGCTTCTCCGAGAAGTGGAATAAAATCACCAGAACTCGGCTGTGCTTTCCAACTTCTCCTCGTACCCAGCAGATGTTTTATTCACTTTATTAGAAGCCAAACGAGAACTTTAGGGTCTGGGGATTTGCAGGATCATTAAGAAGATTCACTTAGAGACTCTGGTATTTAAAGGATGGCAGCTAGTTCCTAAAGATCCTTCTCAATTAAATGCGTTAGCACATTCTTCCCTAAGCAATAACGAAGTATTTATACCTTAAGCAGGTGGAGGAGCTGGAATAAGGgtgaagcaaaaaaaaccccaaaccaccaaccTACAGCAGCTTCTCTTGCAGCCACCTCTCTGCACGTGGGAGaacttttctctccctttaaTGACAGAGAGGAGCGCGCCCGGCTGTGCTAAcggggggggcatggggatTAACCCCCAGTTTTTCTCGGCTGGAGGAGCGTGCCGCATCCCCCTTACCTGCGGCGTGATctgctgctgcatccctgcCCGCATGTTGATGCCCACCGGGGAATTGGCTGCAAACTGGTTGAGGATCGCTTGCCGGTTTTGATGGATcagctggaggggagggaaaaaacaaagccaaggaGACCTTCAGAACTCCGATGCAGGAGCTTCCCACCCGTCCGATCCCTTCTGATTGGGATgcgtgggctgcaggtgggacCAAGGGTCCCTCCGTCCTGCTGCCCGTGGCCGTGGGATGCGGAGGGGGAAGAAttacctgctgctgcccctgcagccgctgctgcagctgaagtcGCAGCTGGTTGGGGGCCGTCGGGGGTCTGTTGAGCGTCTGCCGGGGTTGCATGGCCATGTTGGTGGGGAAGGCGCCGCGGGGTGGTGGTACCTGCACCGGCATGGGTCCGAAGGACGGCTTCTGCCTGACCATGCCAGGAAAGGCGCCGGGGAGGTTGGCGGTGGGAGAGGCGGAGGAGTAAGGCTGGGGATACATGCCAGGTTTCTGCTCCATCATGAGTGGTGGGGTGGCTTGTTGGGGCTGGAACCGCTCCGTCAGGGCTTCCAGCCCACCGCCCTGGTGAAGGAAAGGGGGCGGAAATATCACTGCTGAGCCCCACCAGTACCCGACCCCTCCCGGGAGAGCTCGGAGGGGACGGAGGACGTGCCTGGCACGGGGCAGCTCGCTTGTACCAACGCTGCTGCTTGTAACCCTCGATCCCGGCGCCAGCCCCCAGCCCGTGGGAGTGCCGTGTCGAGGAGGGCACCGCACACCCCGGGGCTTAGCAAAACCTAGAGGGATGGAAATGGTTTCTTTTGGCTTGCTTGGGAGGAAGGACCGAGGCCAGGCTTTTCAGAAGGTGATGgtgccttcc
The DNA window shown above is from Grus americana isolate bGruAme1 chromosome 3, bGruAme1.mat, whole genome shotgun sequence and carries:
- the PTRHD1 gene encoding putative peptidyl-tRNA hydrolase PTRHD1; translation: MRFPAGCAVPYGSMAAPGAGAAAALVQYVVLRGDLGRPPRSWPLGAVVAQGCHAALAAVHAYRQHPDTRTYLEMGGAMRTVVLEAPDEAALTALAETLKQHSIDHQVWTEQPEDVATCLALRPYPKDQVHRHLKKFKLLK